One part of the Streptomyces sp. NBC_00286 genome encodes these proteins:
- a CDS encoding MFS transporter, with translation MPGSVPLSPAAVDDTAPSPVATSGPAHLLRLILLMAGSCLPVLGAVLIAPVLPRMQEHFASTPGAKALVPLALTVPALSLALLAPFAGVIVDRLGRKRLLVVATVLYAVFGTAPLWLDSLGAIIASRALVGVAEAAIMTCCTTLIGDYYSGRQRVKYLALQAVCTSASATAFFVVGGAVGSAGWRVPFWIYAVSLVIAPLMAVVLPNPAARAATDEAPAVAMPATYEAPAVAMPGRPFPWRPLAGICALTFFGAMVFYTVPVEMAYLLDDLGVEDPGVIGLATAIASAATVAGALVFARLKRSPDVALPAVFAVCGAGFGVMFLADSAPLLVVGAVVNCLGTGMLLPALLTSAMSRLAYEDRGRGTGLWTSAFFGGAFVCPLVLLALEPAVGGLAGAVGLLGAAAAVVAAGLWGAVRRAGAAHPRPLPKQPA, from the coding sequence ATGCCCGGTTCCGTGCCCCTGTCCCCCGCCGCGGTGGACGACACCGCTCCGTCGCCCGTCGCCACCTCGGGCCCGGCGCATCTGCTGCGCCTGATCTTGCTGATGGCGGGCAGTTGCCTGCCGGTCCTGGGTGCGGTGCTGATCGCCCCGGTGCTGCCGAGGATGCAGGAGCACTTCGCCTCGACGCCGGGGGCGAAGGCGTTGGTGCCCCTTGCGCTGACCGTTCCGGCGCTGTCGCTGGCGCTGCTGGCCCCGTTCGCCGGGGTGATCGTGGACCGGCTCGGCCGTAAGCGGCTGCTGGTCGTGGCGACCGTCCTGTACGCCGTGTTCGGTACGGCGCCGCTTTGGCTGGACTCGCTGGGCGCGATCATCGCCAGCCGTGCCCTGGTCGGTGTCGCCGAGGCCGCCATCATGACCTGCTGCACCACCCTGATCGGCGACTACTACAGCGGCCGGCAACGGGTGAAGTACCTGGCGCTGCAGGCCGTGTGCACCTCCGCGTCGGCCACCGCCTTCTTCGTGGTCGGCGGCGCCGTCGGCTCGGCGGGCTGGCGCGTGCCCTTCTGGATCTACGCCGTGAGCCTGGTGATCGCCCCGCTGATGGCCGTCGTTCTGCCCAACCCGGCGGCCCGCGCGGCCACCGACGAGGCCCCAGCCGTGGCCATGCCCGCCACCTACGAGGCCCCGGCCGTGGCCATGCCCGGTCGTCCGTTCCCCTGGCGGCCGCTGGCGGGGATCTGCGCCCTCACCTTCTTCGGAGCGATGGTCTTCTACACGGTCCCGGTGGAGATGGCGTACCTGCTCGACGACCTCGGTGTGGAGGATCCCGGCGTCATCGGTCTGGCCACGGCGATCGCGAGTGCCGCCACCGTGGCCGGAGCACTCGTGTTCGCCCGGCTGAAGCGCTCCCCGGACGTGGCGCTGCCCGCGGTCTTCGCGGTCTGTGGCGCCGGTTTCGGGGTGATGTTCCTCGCAGACAGCGCCCCCCTGCTGGTCGTCGGGGCGGTGGTCAACTGTCTGGGAACGGGCATGCTGCTGCCCGCCCTCCTCACCAGTGCCATGTCCCGCCTGGCCTACGAGGACCGCGGCCGCGGTACGGGGCTGTGGACGTCGGCCTTCTTCGGCGGCGCGTTCGTCTGCCCGCTGGTGCTGCTCGCCCTGGAGCCGGCAGTCGGCGGTCTCGCGGGCGCGGTGGGCCTGCTCGGTGCGGCTGCCGCGGTCGTCGCGGCAGGGCTGTGGGGTGCCGTGCGCCGCGCGGGCGCCGCGCATCCCCGGCCGCTGCCGAAGCAGCCGGCCTGA
- a CDS encoding ribosome-inactivating family protein → MPMKETSPVERVGGPGHKRRSRWLTRKFMVLFLAVATLLGGAAVVVPQFQEKASAIDDGNDITWDISGGQQAYDDMIQAVRQRATGGRVLREGVLQTDPSLDTSPRNLFAIDLRASDLPESSDGNNVRLIVRARDLFIIGYQVRDGRGSASPIYFEGDDPDPNSAVPSGTFGFTGNYRDLESRGGQSRDNMRLNQQVVNNAYENLRGNANVNTAARSIMVFVMMISEGARFEPLRQDFREAFGSNGAGETVVNVADAELMNSWGEASRQFADSLNNGTPINFEIDDPATPSIDFGANTLSSMAAILAICLLQNSQ, encoded by the coding sequence ATGCCCATGAAAGAAACGTCCCCTGTCGAGCGGGTCGGCGGCCCGGGTCACAAACGCCGTTCCCGCTGGCTGACCAGGAAGTTCATGGTCCTCTTCCTCGCCGTTGCCACCCTGCTGGGTGGTGCGGCCGTGGTGGTCCCGCAGTTCCAGGAGAAGGCCAGCGCCATCGATGACGGCAACGACATCACCTGGGACATCAGTGGCGGCCAACAGGCGTACGACGACATGATCCAAGCCGTACGCCAGCGGGCGACCGGCGGCAGGGTGCTGCGGGAAGGGGTGCTGCAGACCGACCCCAGTCTGGACACCTCCCCCAGGAATCTCTTCGCCATCGACCTGCGGGCCAGTGACCTGCCCGAGAGTTCGGACGGCAACAACGTCCGCCTGATCGTGCGGGCGCGGGACCTGTTCATCATCGGCTACCAGGTCAGGGATGGAAGGGGGAGCGCTTCGCCCATCTACTTCGAGGGCGACGACCCCGACCCCAACTCGGCGGTGCCTTCCGGCACCTTCGGCTTCACGGGCAACTACAGGGACCTGGAGTCGCGCGGCGGCCAGTCGCGGGACAATATGAGGCTCAATCAGCAGGTGGTGAACAATGCGTACGAGAACCTGCGGGGGAACGCCAACGTGAACACGGCAGCCCGGTCGATCATGGTGTTCGTCATGATGATCTCGGAAGGCGCGAGGTTCGAGCCGCTGCGCCAGGACTTCAGGGAGGCCTTCGGCTCCAACGGCGCAGGTGAGACGGTCGTCAACGTTGCCGACGCGGAGCTGATGAACAGCTGGGGCGAGGCATCGCGGCAGTTCGCCGACAGCCTCAACAACGGGACACCCATCAACTTCGAGATCGACGACCCCGCAACACCGAGTATCGACTTCGGCGCGAACACGCTGTCGTCGATGGCCGCGATCCTCGCCATCTGCCTTCTGCAGAACAGTCAGTGA
- a CDS encoding DUF5753 domain-containing protein: MSTFPTSSVQEARAALAARLRELRLDAGITGKQLARLCDWSVAKSSRIENAVTAPSDADIRAWCTACGAEGQAADLIAANRQADSMYLQWKRLQRTGMKQLAETSAKLYERTRLFRVYASHVVPGYLQTPGYATALMGTIAGFRGTPDDVSEAVEVRMRRARVIHEGDHRFATLIEENVLNHRIGDQDVMAGQLGNLLAAMTLPSMSLGIIPAAAAREGTMWPLEQFTVFDDTRIHVELLAAKVTVTAPSELDIYLRAFARLTELAVYGADARALIVKAIDALR, encoded by the coding sequence ATGTCCACGTTCCCCACGTCCAGCGTGCAGGAAGCGCGCGCAGCTCTCGCGGCCCGGCTGCGGGAGCTGCGCCTGGACGCCGGCATCACCGGGAAGCAGCTCGCTCGGCTCTGCGACTGGTCCGTGGCCAAGTCCTCAAGGATCGAGAACGCCGTCACCGCCCCGTCCGACGCAGACATCCGGGCCTGGTGTACGGCCTGCGGCGCCGAGGGCCAGGCGGCCGACCTCATCGCGGCCAACCGGCAAGCCGACTCCATGTATCTCCAGTGGAAGCGGCTCCAGCGCACGGGCATGAAGCAGCTGGCGGAGACGTCCGCCAAGCTGTACGAGCGCACCCGCCTGTTCCGCGTGTACGCCTCCCACGTCGTGCCCGGTTACCTGCAGACGCCTGGCTACGCGACGGCGCTCATGGGCACGATCGCGGGCTTCCGCGGCACCCCGGACGATGTGAGCGAAGCGGTCGAGGTACGCATGCGTCGCGCCCGGGTCATCCACGAAGGCGACCACCGCTTCGCGACGCTGATCGAGGAGAACGTCCTCAACCACCGGATCGGCGACCAGGACGTGATGGCCGGCCAGCTAGGCAACCTCCTCGCCGCGATGACCCTGCCGTCCATGTCGCTCGGCATCATCCCGGCTGCGGCCGCGCGGGAGGGGACCATGTGGCCGCTCGAACAGTTCACGGTCTTCGATGACACTCGCATCCACGTGGAGCTGCTCGCTGCGAAGGTGACCGTCACGGCCCCCAGCGAACTCGACATCTACCTGCGGGCGTTCGCCCGGCTCACGGAGCTCGCCGTGTACGGGGCCGACGCGCGGGCCCTGATCGTGAAGGCCATCGACGCACTGCGATGA
- a CDS encoding DUF6879 family protein → MSSIPEFAELLADTGQSAVHLEMRDAYYSNPRFEAWQQGGRVDWDDRASWWRPFHQDIADAVARGVTVRRARIVSEPVTDYIAWEHYQTRANVEAGEQVRWLPRHRAWDLLLPGSDLWIFDGRLMRVHHFSGDGEWISKELCDDLAVVEQHAAAFERIWERATPHDQYEVK, encoded by the coding sequence ATGAGCTCGATCCCGGAGTTCGCTGAACTCCTCGCCGACACCGGACAGTCGGCCGTCCACTTGGAGATGCGGGACGCGTACTACAGCAATCCCCGCTTCGAGGCCTGGCAGCAAGGCGGGCGCGTCGACTGGGACGACCGCGCCTCCTGGTGGCGGCCCTTCCACCAGGACATCGCCGACGCCGTCGCCCGCGGTGTAACCGTGCGCCGCGCCCGCATCGTGTCCGAGCCGGTCACCGACTACATCGCCTGGGAGCACTACCAAACCCGCGCCAACGTCGAGGCCGGCGAACAGGTCCGCTGGCTTCCCCGGCACCGCGCCTGGGACCTGCTCCTGCCGGGCAGCGACCTGTGGATCTTCGACGGGCGGCTGATGCGCGTCCATCACTTCTCCGGTGACGGCGAGTGGATCAGCAAGGAACTCTGCGACGACCTGGCCGTGGTCGAGCAGCATGCTGCAGCGTTCGAACGCATCTGGGAGCGGGCCACCCCACACGACCAGTACGAGGTCAAGTGA